A genomic window from Inediibacterium massiliense includes:
- a CDS encoding sensor histidine kinase, with protein sequence MRNSIGMKLFVGIMIFILMIVTISWIFHTKYIEEYYLQRKKENLIQYEKEIENTYKENPQNLNDTIGKIENVLGGNVVIISSNDSFYGHGKGKMGVMLSQEVFKRVLQGEKVMETFEHPKWKVKFLVFAAPIDDKIIILQSSIASIQESVMVAKEFYIYIGIFSLMLGTFMAFWYAKKFTKPIVALNEVAKDLAKLKFDTKYEGNRKDEIGQLGNTMNSLSHQLNETIKALNISNEQLKKDIEKRKRMEELRKEFIANVSHELKSPIALIKGYAEGLLENIVQDEKSKKFYCHVIIDETDQMDQLVKDLLELSKLDSENIKLQVEPFSIEELIQKIYQKYNYVFMEKNIKGQIQKNGNSWIAIGDPYKLEQVILNFINNGIHHIGKERKLVISLEEKKETIRIGIYNTGDFIPKEEMDKIWDSFYKIDKARTRELGGTGLGLSIVKGILKLHKSSFGVENKKDGVEFWFEIKKGDQ encoded by the coding sequence ATGAGAAATTCCATAGGTATGAAGCTATTCGTAGGAATTATGATATTTATTTTGATGATTGTGACCATATCATGGATTTTTCATACAAAATATATTGAAGAATATTATTTGCAAAGAAAAAAAGAAAATTTAATTCAATATGAAAAAGAAATTGAAAATACATATAAAGAAAATCCACAAAATTTGAATGATACTATAGGAAAAATAGAAAATGTTTTAGGAGGAAATGTTGTCATTATATCTTCTAATGATTCATTTTATGGGCATGGAAAAGGAAAGATGGGAGTTATGTTAAGTCAAGAAGTATTCAAAAGGGTTTTGCAGGGAGAAAAAGTAATGGAAACCTTTGAACATCCTAAATGGAAGGTCAAATTTTTAGTATTTGCAGCTCCCATAGATGATAAAATCATTATTTTGCAAAGCTCTATTGCATCTATACAGGAAAGTGTGATGGTTGCAAAAGAATTTTATATTTATATAGGTATATTCTCTTTAATGCTTGGGACTTTTATGGCATTTTGGTATGCAAAGAAATTTACAAAGCCTATTGTAGCTTTAAATGAAGTAGCAAAGGATTTGGCAAAGTTAAAATTTGATACAAAATATGAAGGAAACAGAAAAGATGAAATAGGACAACTTGGAAATACTATGAATTCTTTATCTCATCAATTGAATGAAACTATAAAAGCATTAAATATTTCAAATGAACAATTAAAAAAAGATATAGAAAAAAGAAAAAGAATGGAAGAGTTAAGAAAAGAATTTATTGCAAATGTTTCCCATGAATTGAAAAGTCCTATTGCACTCATTAAAGGATATGCAGAGGGGCTTTTAGAAAATATAGTACAAGATGAAAAAAGTAAAAAATTTTATTGCCATGTGATTATAGATGAGACAGATCAAATGGATCAACTAGTAAAGGATTTGTTGGAACTTTCTAAACTAGATTCGGAAAATATAAAATTACAAGTAGAACCTTTTTCTATAGAAGAACTGATACAAAAGATTTATCAAAAATACAATTATGTATTCATGGAGAAGAATATAAAAGGGCAGATTCAAAAAAATGGAAATAGCTGGATTGCAATAGGAGATCCATATAAGTTAGAACAAGTGATTTTAAATTTTATAAACAATGGAATTCATCATATAGGAAAGGAAAGAAAGCTAGTCATTTCTCTTGAAGAAAAGAAGGAGACTATAAGAATTGGAATATATAATACAGGAGATTTTATTCCCAAAGAAGAAATGGATAAAATATGGGATAGTTTTTATAAAATAGATAAAGCAAGGACGAGAGAGTTAGGAGGAACGGGATTAGGACTTTCTATCGTAAAAGGAATTTTAAAGCTCCATAAAAGTTCTTTTGGAGTAGAGAATAAGAAAGATGGAGTTGAATTTTGGTTTGAGATCAAAAAAGGAGATCAATAG
- a CDS encoding response regulator has translation MAKILVVEDESRMRRLIKDYLTKEGFLIVEAEDGKEALNLFDEAIDLVILDIMMPKYDGWTVCKELREVSKVPIVMLTARSEESDQLFGFELGADEYITKPFSLKILLARIKALLKRIQKEEELIQIRDMKIDHSAHKVFINEKEIDITPKEYELLYFLAKYEGKALSREQLLDQVWGYDYYGDLRTVDTHIKRLRMKLKEKNSWIQTVRGVGYRFEVKK, from the coding sequence ATGGCCAAAATTCTTGTGGTAGAAGATGAAAGCAGAATGAGAAGACTGATCAAGGATTATTTAACAAAAGAAGGCTTCTTGATTGTAGAAGCAGAAGATGGGAAAGAAGCGCTAAACTTATTTGATGAGGCAATTGATTTGGTTATTTTGGATATTATGATGCCTAAATATGATGGGTGGACAGTTTGTAAAGAATTAAGAGAAGTATCTAAAGTTCCTATTGTAATGCTTACAGCTAGAAGTGAAGAATCTGATCAATTGTTTGGTTTTGAGTTAGGAGCAGATGAATATATTACAAAGCCATTTTCTTTAAAAATATTATTAGCTAGAATAAAAGCTCTCTTAAAAAGAATACAAAAAGAAGAAGAATTGATACAGATAAGAGATATGAAGATTGATCATAGTGCCCACAAAGTGTTTATCAATGAAAAAGAAATAGATATAACGCCAAAGGAATATGAACTCCTTTACTTTTTAGCAAAATATGAAGGAAAAGCTCTCTCAAGAGAACAATTGTTAGATCAAGTATGGGGATATGATTATTATGGGGATTTAAGAACTGTAGATACACATATCAAGAGATTGAGAATGAAGTTAAAGGAAAAAAATAGTTGGATTCAAACTGTTCGAGGAGTGGGCTACCGATTTGAGGTGAAGAAATGA
- a CDS encoding TMEM165/GDT1 family protein yields the protein MLTSFVKSLFLIFMAEMGDKTQILAMTFATKFRVYEVLIGVFIGSFLNHGIAVALGNYLSNLIPLDKMQIAAGILFVGFAFWTLKEDEEEEEEEQKKNIGPILTVAVAFFIGELGDKTQLSAITLAVDSSHPIFVLLGTVSGMILTSGLAILIGSQIGDKIPEIFIKICSASIFMIFGVTKLYHTLPKSYINSVSVSIFFIVIGVCIYIVVKPMIKSKKEGILSVFKEAAITLYDHTHNIQESLEKICLGEKECGICEGRHCMIGYTKKLIKNIIQNESLPKEEIGILKESLNKNFDEGRVIDSLSAVLMYFHKSKEEEYEIDERIHQVRNMLEVILIGEFLEYKDMKSYLEKLKGKNEIIASKVEDRIYKNIE from the coding sequence ATGCTTACATCATTTGTAAAATCATTATTTCTTATTTTTATGGCAGAAATGGGAGATAAAACTCAAATCCTTGCCATGACTTTTGCTACTAAATTTAGAGTATATGAAGTGCTGATAGGTGTTTTTATAGGTTCGTTTCTAAATCATGGAATAGCTGTAGCTTTAGGAAATTATCTTTCCAATTTGATTCCTTTAGATAAAATGCAGATTGCAGCAGGAATTTTATTTGTGGGCTTTGCTTTTTGGACACTAAAAGAAGATGAGGAAGAAGAAGAGGAGGAGCAAAAAAAGAATATAGGACCTATTTTGACAGTCGCAGTCGCATTTTTTATAGGAGAACTTGGAGATAAAACTCAGTTAAGTGCCATTACATTGGCAGTAGATTCTTCACATCCTATATTTGTATTATTAGGAACTGTATCAGGAATGATTCTTACGAGTGGACTTGCTATTTTAATAGGCAGTCAAATTGGAGATAAGATTCCAGAAATTTTCATTAAAATATGTTCTGCTAGTATATTTATGATCTTTGGAGTGACGAAATTATATCATACTCTTCCTAAATCTTATATCAATTCTGTCAGTGTAAGTATATTTTTTATTGTAATAGGAGTCTGTATCTATATTGTAGTAAAACCTATGATAAAATCAAAAAAAGAAGGAATTTTATCTGTTTTTAAAGAAGCAGCTATTACTCTTTATGATCATACCCACAATATACAAGAAAGTTTAGAAAAAATTTGTCTTGGGGAAAAAGAATGTGGCATATGTGAAGGAAGACATTGTATGATTGGATATACAAAGAAGCTTATCAAAAATATTATTCAAAATGAATCTTTACCAAAAGAAGAAATAGGTATTTTAAAAGAGAGTTTAAATAAAAATTTTGACGAAGGAAGAGTCATAGATAGTTTAAGTGCAGTACTTATGTATTTTCATAAGAGCAAAGAGGAAGAGTATGAGATAGATGAAAGGATTCATCAAGTGAGAAATATGCTAGAAGTCATATTGATAGGAGAATTTTTAGAGTATAAAGATATGAAAAGTTACCTAGAAAAGTTAAAGGGGAAAAATGAAATTATAGCTAGTAAGGTAGAAGATAGAATATATAAAAATATAGAATGA
- a CDS encoding DUF1540 domain-containing protein has protein sequence MKANNSIGCNVTECKYHAKSVPQCSLDHIEVVKHETNATTVECTDCGSFERA, from the coding sequence ATGAAAGCAAATAATAGTATTGGATGTAATGTAACAGAATGTAAATATCATGCAAAGTCAGTTCCTCAGTGTAGTCTAGATCATATAGAAGTTGTCAAACATGAAACCAATGCGACTACAGTAGAATGCACAGATTGTGGAAGTTTTGAAAGAGCATAA
- the tnpA gene encoding IS200/IS605 family transposase, translating into MDESSLSHTKWDCKYHIVFAPKFRRKEIYGEKKTEIGKILRQLCDWKSVQIIEANACPDHIHMLVSIPPKMSISSFMGFLKGKSSLMIFEKYSNLKYKYGNRHFWCRGYYVSTVGRNKKAIEQYIKEQLHEDMISDQISIKEYMDPFKGSK; encoded by the coding sequence GTGGACGAGAGTAGTTTATCACATACGAAATGGGATTGCAAATATCATATAGTATTTGCACCAAAATTTAGAAGAAAAGAAATATATGGAGAAAAGAAAACAGAAATAGGAAAGATTTTAAGGCAGTTATGTGACTGGAAGAGTGTACAAATAATAGAGGCAAATGCTTGCCCAGATCACATACATATGTTGGTATCAATACCACCAAAGATGAGTATTTCAAGTTTTATGGGATTTTTAAAAGGTAAGAGTAGTTTAATGATATTTGAGAAATATTCAAATTTGAAATATAAATATGGGAACAGACATTTTTGGTGCAGAGGATATTACGTAAGTACAGTTGGACGTAATAAAAAAGCAATAGAACAATATATAAAGGAACAATTGCATGAAGATATGATATCTGATCAAATAAGTATAAAAGAATATATGGACCCTTTTAAGGGTAGCAAGTAA
- a CDS encoding ABC transporter ATP-binding protein translates to MNINLENLYKSYKNLSIYENFHMSIPKKKTTCILGPSGCGKTTLLNILSKVIPFDKGKIIGLDDLSISYLFQEPRLLPWKSVQKNIEFVLKKVYKKEEREKIAKEYIKKVGLEGFENYYPKDLSTGMKHRVSMARAFAYPSDLLLMDEPFTGLDIKTKNEMMKIFLHLVHTDIKTIVFVTHSIEDAVLLGDVVYIFSDSPVKIKKTFFIDIKKEERNLDHMRKNIDHIKYILKKA, encoded by the coding sequence ATGAATATCAATCTAGAAAACTTATATAAAAGTTATAAAAATCTATCTATTTATGAAAATTTTCATATGAGTATACCCAAGAAGAAAACAACTTGTATTTTAGGTCCATCAGGATGTGGAAAAACAACTCTACTCAATATACTCAGTAAAGTCATTCCCTTTGATAAAGGAAAGATTATAGGTTTAGATGATTTATCCATTTCTTATCTTTTTCAAGAACCTAGATTATTGCCTTGGAAAAGTGTACAAAAAAATATTGAGTTTGTTTTAAAAAAAGTTTATAAAAAGGAAGAAAGAGAAAAAATAGCAAAGGAATATATAAAGAAAGTCGGGTTAGAAGGTTTTGAAAATTATTATCCAAAAGATTTAAGTACAGGGATGAAACATAGAGTCTCCATGGCAAGAGCATTTGCATATCCTTCTGATTTACTTCTTATGGATGAGCCTTTTACAGGATTAGATATCAAAACAAAAAACGAAATGATGAAAATATTTCTACATTTAGTTCATACAGATATAAAAACTATTGTATTTGTTACTCATAGCATAGAAGATGCTGTTTTATTAGGAGATGTTGTCTATATATTTAGTGATTCTCCTGTAAAAATAAAAAAAACCTTCTTTATAGATATAAAAAAGGAAGAAAGAAATTTAGATCATATGAGAAAGAATATAGATCATATAAAATATATATTAAAAAAAGCCTGA
- a CDS encoding ABC transporter permease, with the protein MKIFTMKDKYPTILSIVLLIWIWKIITLKIGNELILPSPENTYKSLLNILQSKDFIKIVFYTIKRGGIGILISAILGLGVGFCIGMYPFMEKMLEPPLAMIQSTPIMSIIILALIWIHTENVPVFVSFLVAFPIICVNVSEGIKNVDQNLIQMASIYEVNLIDLFTEIYLPSIASFFMAGLSNAIGIGFKAVIAAEVLSQPKAGIGTSLYNSKVYIETNLVFAWTLIAIGLSFLFEKILKSLQRKIMRWRI; encoded by the coding sequence ATGAAAATTTTTACTATGAAAGATAAGTATCCAACTATTTTATCTATTGTATTATTGATATGGATATGGAAAATTATTACACTTAAAATTGGAAATGAATTGATTTTACCTTCTCCAGAAAATACATATAAAAGCCTTTTGAATATTTTACAATCAAAGGACTTTATCAAAATAGTTTTTTATACCATCAAAAGAGGTGGTATTGGAATTTTAATTTCTGCTATATTAGGTTTGGGAGTAGGATTTTGTATAGGAATGTATCCTTTTATGGAAAAAATGTTAGAGCCTCCTTTAGCAATGATTCAGTCTACCCCTATTATGTCTATTATTATTTTAGCATTGATTTGGATACATACAGAGAATGTTCCTGTTTTTGTAAGTTTTTTAGTAGCTTTTCCTATTATATGTGTAAATGTTTCAGAAGGAATAAAAAATGTAGACCAAAATTTAATACAAATGGCATCTATCTATGAAGTAAATCTTATAGATTTATTTACAGAAATTTATTTACCTTCTATTGCATCTTTTTTTATGGCTGGACTTTCAAATGCTATAGGGATCGGATTTAAGGCTGTTATTGCAGCAGAAGTATTAAGTCAGCCGAAAGCTGGAATAGGGACAAGTCTTTATAATTCAAAGGTTTATATAGAAACAAATTTAGTTTTTGCATGGACCCTCATTGCCATTGGTTTAAGTTTTTTATTTGAAAAAATATTGAAATCTTTACAAAGGAAAATAATGAGATGGAGAATATAG